In the Pseudoalteromonas tunicata genome, one interval contains:
- a CDS encoding non-ribosomal peptide synthetase, with product MKQFFLKLSEKGIKLTVDDQGKLLVRGQVKLLTQDDKDFLINNKPKIITAIKNNLRASSNKQSSIVSCNLGSRSSVLSFSQRRLWFIDKLQQGSSEYNIPVTYHVKGSLNIALVEKTLNEIVKRHNVLRTVYKEYLGEPQQEVLMDTNVTISCKIFKSAEAQYQALQQETVKLFDLSKDVMLRASYLQLECDQADNGILIFNVHHIAADGWSMDVLTREFLALYQAFEQGHPSPLADLPVQYMDFADWQQKKFIEYGLQDQITYWQRQLHQIPTLHQIPLDHERPMEKQFQGDLVTTILDKYTAEKLLQIAKKYQLTPFMLLHGALALVLSRHSGSDDIVIGSPVANRQEAVLESLIGFFVNTLVLRVNTDHCTLNDYFKHIRQVHLEAQSNQDVPFEQLVEALNVPRSNTHSPLFQILLTTNNEFDVDNNSIEELKLGSASLQPMHETSLTTKFDLDIHMALNDEGVSTAWTYDVSLFNKAHIEQLNQHLLNVLKSLADMADSMFDIPEETSLSTVNMFSSQEETLANALAKGPKIISDFSSMHAMFEYQASINPHHVALKFENNELTFQALNEKADIIADILIARYKVTKGQPIGLYGERSQAMICGVIAILKAGAVYVAMDVNAPSDRLNHIIAELNLSLVLCNQQIDIPSSFSSLTVVSLDELTNDKVEIGSPVRPDIGEDDAAYILYTSGSTGRPKGVCQKHGTLVNLVSHQAKIDGITQAYNTLQFTPLTFDVSAQELATSWLTGSCLTLISQKQKDQLEKLAQLLYQLNIERLFVPPAVFDLIAEHVNTSTSKLPCLREVFVAGDVLKMTTNIQRFMASHPQCALYNHYGPTETHVATTYRVFPEQLGDMSIGRAIANTACYVLDTRLLPVPIGCVGELFVSGPGVALGYVNNSELTAESFIHHELYNEVIYKTGDLVRYNRDGTLHFIGRADNQIKIRGFRIELGEVTFAIEAQPDIDSAVVVVNELAGNKQLVAYVRPCLTCETEESKQILIATIKVQLTDTLASYMIPSAFIVMDEWPLTHNGKIDRRALPPSTFCQQNGDFLAPETKVEHQLVEIWSHLLNIEQGKISTQADFFELGGHSLLSVRLVSEIRSRLNIEIAVKDIFTSSTIKQLASVIEQSDCTMVRPKILPISRDQSQFDLSFAQQRLWFIDHFQGGSAQYNMPMAFTIDGVFDLAIAEQALSVIVARHEVLRTIYREDVDGPKQCILPAQPFKIKRLDLGHLCAAQFQQIVEQQLLEDAQTPFELSTDLMLRSTYLSLSDTHAVLMLNMHHIASDGWSITRLKYEFFTLYHAFIEGKPNPLAQLEIQYADFAQWQRNWLQGAVLEQQLDYWQRQLHDVPSVHALPLDSVRPAEKQYLGAMVMSRVSSPITQQLCQLATDNQMTPFMLLHGALALTLSRYSNTSDIVIGTPVANRMQSEVEPLIGFFVNILALRVNTEQPSLLAYLAHVRATHLDAQNHQDLPFEQLVDALKISRASGIAPLCQLMVSFNSELANQDNIASTLPNLELTPLMTDACVAKFDLEVEFSLSDYGLQINWIYDQSLFTDSHIEELSQHLNLLLERLIDSDVAQQLPGVINALPNELINYLVNTLNDNRSEYDRTLCIHEVFELQVRLNPKHIALVYQQQQLSYEQLNSKANQLAHYLLEHCIIKPDTLVGICLDRSLEMIIATLAVLKAGGAYVPLDPSYPEARLKYMLEDSAIVTILASKMSILGVDISAYHVINIDGLICAEDPLFSQYSDKNIATESLGLSAKSLAYEIYTSGSTGQPKGVLLEHQGIVNLAKNQFDAFNIESSSKILHFASMSFDAGTWEYAMALLNGATLVIADKDQRISTKAIEQLLYDAQISHITLPPAFLAMMSFRDDLSLQALIVAGEACEQELVDLWSAQYNFYNAYGPTEASVCASYQKLYPRAQLSIGKPLHNVSLYVLDKFMALVPPGVIGELHIGGDGLARGYHLQPELTAEKFIPNPFYDLFDHLDSELLYKTGDLAKVLPDGSIEFVGRLDAQVKIRGFRIELSEIEAQLNQCVELDSALVLVKEAKNGTKFLVAYVHPKDLSHSHFELTTALQTQLFGNLPDYMIPTSFVVVERWPLTPNGKVDKKALPDLAQSLAQTVYIAPQTATEHTLIELWSRLLDLAYEDIGCHAKFFEMGGNSILVTRLETLIRSTFSVDFAIKDLFSLTMLKDQALHIDYLLSRSVSMIADTEEELEEMDW from the coding sequence ATGAAACAGTTCTTTTTAAAACTCAGTGAGAAAGGAATAAAGCTTACTGTAGATGATCAAGGTAAGTTATTAGTAAGGGGCCAGGTTAAGTTATTAACCCAAGACGATAAGGATTTTTTAATTAATAACAAACCAAAAATCATTACTGCTATTAAAAATAATCTGCGCGCAAGTTCCAATAAACAGTCATCTATAGTTTCTTGTAATCTAGGTTCACGTTCATCTGTATTATCATTTTCTCAGCGACGCTTATGGTTTATTGACAAATTACAACAAGGTTCAAGCGAATATAACATTCCTGTTACTTACCATGTTAAGGGCAGCCTTAATATTGCGCTAGTTGAAAAAACATTAAATGAAATAGTTAAGCGCCACAACGTTTTGCGCACGGTTTACAAAGAGTACTTAGGTGAGCCACAGCAAGAAGTGTTGATGGATACGAACGTAACCATTTCCTGTAAAATCTTTAAAAGCGCTGAGGCACAATATCAAGCGTTGCAACAAGAAACTGTCAAACTATTTGATTTGAGTAAAGATGTTATGCTGCGTGCTAGTTATCTTCAGCTAGAATGTGATCAAGCAGATAACGGTATTTTGATTTTTAATGTGCATCATATCGCCGCTGATGGCTGGTCGATGGATGTATTAACTCGAGAATTTTTAGCTCTTTATCAAGCCTTTGAACAAGGCCATCCGTCTCCTCTTGCGGATTTACCAGTACAATATATGGACTTTGCTGATTGGCAACAAAAGAAATTCATCGAGTATGGACTGCAAGATCAGATTACATATTGGCAGCGTCAATTGCATCAAATACCTACGCTACATCAAATACCGCTAGATCACGAAAGGCCAATGGAAAAGCAGTTTCAAGGTGATTTAGTTACGACAATACTTGATAAATACACTGCGGAAAAACTACTTCAAATCGCAAAAAAATATCAGCTAACGCCCTTTATGCTGCTTCACGGTGCATTGGCATTGGTACTGAGCCGCCATAGTGGGAGTGATGATATTGTGATTGGTAGTCCGGTCGCAAATCGTCAAGAAGCAGTATTGGAGTCATTGATTGGCTTTTTTGTAAATACTCTTGTTTTGAGAGTAAATACTGACCATTGCACTTTGAACGATTATTTTAAGCATATTAGGCAAGTGCATTTAGAGGCACAAAGCAATCAGGATGTACCATTTGAACAGTTAGTTGAAGCATTGAATGTACCAAGAAGTAATACTCACAGCCCACTGTTCCAAATTTTATTAACAACTAATAATGAGTTTGATGTCGATAACAATTCTATAGAAGAGCTTAAATTGGGTAGTGCTAGTTTACAGCCAATGCATGAAACATCTCTGACGACGAAGTTCGATCTTGATATTCATATGGCATTAAATGATGAAGGTGTTTCGACGGCGTGGACATATGATGTTTCTTTGTTTAACAAAGCACACATAGAACAATTGAATCAACATTTATTAAATGTTTTGAAGTCGTTAGCTGATATGGCTGATTCGATGTTTGATATCCCAGAAGAAACATCTCTTTCAACAGTAAACATGTTTAGTTCACAAGAAGAAACGTTAGCAAATGCGCTTGCTAAGGGACCAAAAATTATCAGTGATTTCTCATCAATGCACGCCATGTTTGAGTATCAGGCAAGTATTAATCCACATCATGTCGCATTAAAATTTGAAAATAATGAGTTAACATTTCAGGCGTTAAATGAAAAAGCGGATATTATCGCTGATATTTTGATTGCTCGTTATAAAGTGACTAAAGGTCAGCCAATTGGTTTGTATGGCGAACGTTCGCAGGCAATGATTTGTGGGGTCATCGCGATATTAAAAGCGGGAGCTGTCTATGTGGCTATGGATGTAAATGCGCCATCGGATAGATTAAACCACATTATTGCCGAGTTAAATTTGTCACTCGTATTATGTAATCAGCAAATTGATATCCCTTCGAGTTTTTCGAGTTTGACTGTAGTGAGCCTAGATGAACTCACCAATGATAAGGTAGAGATTGGGAGCCCTGTGCGACCAGACATTGGAGAGGACGATGCTGCTTATATCTTATATACGTCAGGGTCGACTGGACGTCCAAAAGGAGTCTGTCAAAAACACGGTACCTTAGTGAATTTAGTAAGTCATCAGGCGAAAATTGACGGAATTACGCAAGCATATAATACACTGCAATTTACGCCATTAACTTTTGATGTATCGGCACAGGAGTTGGCAACCAGCTGGTTGACAGGAAGTTGTTTAACGTTAATTTCCCAAAAACAAAAAGATCAGTTAGAAAAACTGGCTCAGTTGTTATATCAGTTAAATATCGAGCGCTTATTTGTCCCTCCAGCTGTGTTTGATTTAATCGCAGAACATGTGAATACCTCAACGAGTAAATTACCCTGTTTAAGGGAAGTATTTGTTGCAGGTGATGTGTTAAAAATGACAACTAATATTCAGCGATTTATGGCTTCTCACCCGCAATGTGCACTTTATAATCATTACGGCCCGACAGAAACTCATGTTGCAACAACCTACCGAGTATTCCCTGAGCAGTTAGGAGATATGAGTATTGGGCGTGCTATCGCTAATACTGCATGTTATGTGCTAGATACTCGATTACTCCCTGTGCCAATTGGCTGCGTAGGAGAATTATTTGTTTCAGGCCCCGGTGTTGCTTTAGGTTATGTCAATAACTCTGAATTGACCGCTGAAAGTTTTATACATCATGAATTATATAACGAAGTAATTTATAAGACTGGTGATCTTGTTCGTTACAACCGAGATGGCACACTTCACTTTATTGGCCGAGCTGATAACCAAATTAAAATTCGAGGCTTTAGAATTGAACTGGGTGAAGTTACCTTCGCAATTGAGGCGCAACCAGACATCGACTCAGCGGTTGTAGTGGTCAACGAATTAGCAGGCAATAAACAATTAGTTGCTTATGTTCGACCTTGTCTCACATGTGAGACAGAAGAATCTAAGCAAATTCTGATAGCAACGATTAAAGTCCAACTTACAGATACGCTTGCAAGTTATATGATCCCAAGTGCTTTTATCGTAATGGATGAATGGCCATTAACGCACAATGGTAAGATAGATAGACGGGCTTTACCGCCAAGTACTTTTTGTCAGCAAAATGGAGATTTTCTTGCTCCTGAAACCAAAGTTGAACATCAGCTTGTCGAAATTTGGTCACATCTGTTAAATATTGAACAGGGTAAAATATCGACTCAGGCTGACTTTTTTGAGTTAGGTGGGCATTCGCTCTTGTCGGTAAGGTTAGTATCTGAGATACGTAGTCGGTTAAATATCGAAATAGCTGTAAAGGACATTTTTACATCGAGTACGATTAAACAATTAGCTAGCGTGATTGAGCAAAGCGATTGCACTATGGTGCGACCTAAAATTTTGCCTATAAGTCGTGACCAAAGCCAATTTGATTTATCTTTTGCCCAACAACGATTGTGGTTTATCGACCACTTTCAAGGCGGCTCTGCGCAATACAATATGCCGATGGCTTTTACGATAGATGGAGTATTTGACCTCGCTATCGCAGAGCAAGCGTTAAGCGTTATTGTTGCTCGACACGAAGTGCTCAGAACTATTTATCGAGAAGATGTCGACGGTCCAAAACAATGTATCTTGCCAGCACAGCCTTTTAAAATTAAACGACTCGATTTGGGTCACCTTTGTGCAGCGCAGTTTCAGCAAATAGTTGAACAACAACTACTTGAAGATGCGCAGACTCCTTTTGAGCTTTCTACTGATTTGATGCTCAGATCAACTTATCTTTCTTTATCAGATACTCATGCAGTGCTGATGTTGAACATGCATCATATTGCATCAGATGGCTGGTCAATAACCCGATTGAAATATGAATTTTTTACTCTATATCATGCGTTTATTGAAGGAAAACCAAATCCTCTTGCTCAACTGGAAATTCAGTACGCTGACTTTGCACAGTGGCAGAGAAACTGGTTGCAAGGTGCTGTATTAGAACAACAGTTGGATTATTGGCAAAGACAACTTCATGATGTGCCGAGTGTTCATGCGCTACCATTAGACTCTGTAAGACCAGCAGAAAAGCAATATTTAGGTGCTATGGTGATGAGTCGAGTGTCTTCACCGATAACTCAACAGCTGTGTCAATTAGCGACTGATAATCAGATGACCCCTTTTATGCTTTTGCATGGTGCACTGGCGTTGACATTGAGTCGTTACAGTAATACCAGTGATATTGTGATTGGTACGCCAGTTGCTAACCGAATGCAGAGCGAAGTTGAACCTTTGATAGGATTTTTTGTTAATATTCTTGCGCTGCGAGTTAATACCGAACAGCCCTCACTCTTAGCTTATTTGGCACATGTTAGAGCGACACATTTAGACGCACAAAACCATCAAGACTTACCATTTGAGCAGTTAGTGGATGCATTAAAAATATCTAGAGCGAGTGGTATTGCACCATTATGTCAGCTGATGGTCTCATTCAATAGCGAACTTGCTAACCAAGATAACATTGCAAGTACTTTACCAAATCTAGAACTGACACCTTTGATGACTGATGCCTGTGTCGCCAAATTTGACCTTGAAGTCGAATTTTCCCTGTCTGATTATGGATTACAAATAAACTGGATATATGATCAATCCTTATTTACAGACTCGCATATTGAGGAGTTAAGCCAGCACCTTAACTTATTACTGGAGCGTTTGATTGACTCCGATGTCGCTCAGCAGTTACCTGGAGTGATTAATGCACTGCCAAATGAGCTTATTAACTACTTAGTTAATACGCTTAATGATAACCGTAGTGAATATGACCGTACTTTATGTATTCATGAAGTATTTGAATTACAAGTACGCTTGAATCCAAAGCACATTGCTTTGGTGTATCAGCAGCAGCAATTGAGTTATGAGCAATTAAACAGTAAGGCCAATCAGTTAGCTCATTATTTACTAGAGCATTGTATTATAAAGCCTGACACTCTAGTGGGTATTTGTTTAGATCGCTCCTTGGAAATGATTATTGCGACCCTTGCGGTACTAAAAGCGGGAGGAGCTTATGTACCGTTAGATCCTAGTTATCCAGAAGCTCGATTGAAATACATGCTAGAAGATTCAGCTATAGTCACAATTCTTGCTAGTAAAATGAGTATTCTAGGAGTTGATATATCTGCTTATCACGTGATCAACATCGATGGTTTGATTTGCGCTGAAGATCCCTTATTTAGCCAGTATAGCGATAAGAATATCGCCACAGAATCATTAGGATTATCAGCAAAGAGCTTAGCCTATGAGATTTATACTTCTGGCTCAACAGGGCAGCCCAAAGGTGTATTACTTGAACATCAAGGCATAGTCAATTTAGCTAAAAATCAATTTGATGCTTTTAATATTGAGTCTAGCTCTAAAATATTGCACTTTGCTTCAATGAGTTTTGATGCGGGTACTTGGGAATATGCTATGGCATTACTCAATGGAGCAACTTTGGTTATTGCAGATAAAGATCAGCGAATTTCGACAAAAGCCATTGAACAGTTACTTTATGATGCACAAATTAGTCATATCACTTTACCGCCCGCTTTTCTTGCGATGATGTCTTTTAGAGACGACTTATCACTGCAAGCACTGATTGTTGCTGGAGAAGCGTGTGAGCAAGAGTTAGTTGATCTTTGGTCGGCACAATACAACTTTTATAATGCTTATGGCCCGACAGAGGCCTCGGTATGTGCTTCATACCAAAAACTGTATCCACGTGCACAGCTCAGTATCGGTAAGCCTTTGCATAATGTGAGTTTGTATGTATTGGATAAATTTATGGCGTTAGTACCTCCAGGCGTAATCGGTGAACTCCATATTGGTGGTGATGGTCTTGCCCGTGGATACCATCTTCAGCCTGAATTGACCGCTGAAAAATTTATTCCTAACCCATTTTATGATTTGTTTGATCATCTTGACAGTGAGTTGCTTTATAAAACTGGTGATTTAGCCAAAGTATTACCAGATGGCAGTATTGAGTTTGTCGGACGTCTTGATGCACAAGTAAAAATACGTGGTTTTAGAATCGAACTCAGTGAAATCGAAGCGCAACTTAATCAATGTGTTGAACTGGATTCTGCGCTGGTATTAGTTAAAGAGGCTAAAAATGGCACTAAATTTTTGGTGGCTTATGTCCATCCAAAAGATTTATCACATAGTCATTTTGAATTAACCACGGCATTACAGACGCAGCTCTTTGGTAATCTACCTGATTATATGATACCGACTTCTTTTGTGGTGGTTGAACGTTGGCCATTGACACCAAATGGTAAGGTGGACAAGAAAGCGCTACCAGATTTAGCTCAAAGTTTGGCACAGACGGTTTATATCGCGCCACAAACAGCTACTGAACATACCTTGATTGAGTTGTGGTCTAGGTTATTGGATTTGGCATACGAGGATATTGGTTGTCATGCCAAATTCTTTGAAATGGGTGGCAATTCAATTCTCGTAACCAGACTCGAAACTTTGATCCGCAGTACATTTTCGGTTGATTTTGCTATTAAAGACTTATTTTCCCTAACAATGTTAAAGGATCAAGCATTGCATATTGATTATTTGCTTAGTCGTTCAGTTAGCATGATAGCAGATACCGAGGAAGAGCTTGAAGAAATGGACTGGTGA